CATGACCGTACGAAGGTCCGCGTACTTCTTGACGAACTTCGGCACCCGCCCGCCCGTCAGCCCGAGCATGTCGGTCCACACGAGCACCTGCGCGTCGGTCTCGGACCCGGCGCCGATGCCGACCGTCGGAATGTGGAGCACCCGGGTGACCTCCGCCGCCAGCTCCGCCGGAACCAGCTCCAGGACGACCGCGAACGCGCCCGCGTCCTGGACGGCCTTGGCGTCGCGCAGCAACTGCTGTGCGGCCTCCTCGCCGCGCCCCTGCACGCGGTAGCCCATCGCGTTGACGGACTGCGGCGTGAGGCCGATGTGGGCCATGACGGGGATGCCGGACTCCACCAGCAGCTCGATCTGGCGGTGCGACCGCTCGCCGCCCTCCAGCTTGACCGCGCCGACCCCGGCCTCCTTGACCAGCCGGGTCGCCGAGCGCAGCGCCTGCACCGGGCCCTCCTGGTAGGAACCGAAGGGCAGGTCGCCGACGATCAGGGCGCGGCTGGTGCCGCGGACGACCGCCGCGGAGAGCATGGTCATCTCGTCGAGGGTGACGGGCACGGTCGACTCGTACCCGAGGTGGCAGTTGCCCGCGGAGTCGCCGACGAGCATCACCGGGATGCCGGCCTCGTCGAAGACGGACGCGGTCATCGCGTCGTACGCGGTGAGCATGGGCCACTTCTCGCCGCGTTCCTTGGCGAGGGCGATGTCCCGGACGGTGATACGGCGTGTGCCCTTGCCCCCGTACAGCGCCTTGCTGCCGTCGGAGGGCTTCGTCTGGGCAGCCGAAAGCTGCGTCATGGCTCCAGCTCCTTCATGTCATCTCGAGGCACCCTGACGGTGTCCCCGGACCACGTCCATGGTGGCACCTAGGGCAGGGGACGGCTAGAGCGGGTACATGTGACCGTTCAGGCATACAGCGCGTAAGAGCCGGGTAAAAGAATTTCGATACGAGACGGTCTCGTATCGAAATAGGTCTAGGGTCGACGACATGACTACCGCAGTCCCTGACTCCCGCGTACCGGCGGCGGTGCACCGGCGCCGCTGGGTGATCCTCGGCGTGCTGATGCTGAGCCTGCTGATCGTGGTGCTCGACAACTCGATCCTCAACGTCGCCATCAAGACGATCTCCACTCCGGAGCCCACCGGGCTCGGCGCCACCCAGAGCGAGCTGGAGTGGGCGATCAACGCCTACACCCTGGTCTTCGCGGGGCTGCTGTTCTCCGCCGGTCTCCTCGGCGACCGGCTCGGCCGCAAGAAGGTCCTGCTCGGCGGACTGGTCGTCTTCGGCATCGGCTCCGCGCTGGCCGCCCTGTCGGGCTCCCCGGCCGAGCTGATCGCCTTCCGCGCGGTCATGGGATTCGGCGCCGCCTTCGTGATGCCCGCCACCCTCGCCGTCCTGATGAACGTCTTCGAACGCGACGAGCAGCCGAAGGCCATCGGCATCTGGGCGGGCGGCGTCGGCCTGGCCATCGCCATCGGCCCGATCACCGGCGGCGTCCTCCTGGACCACTTCTGGTGGGGCTCGGTCTTCCTGGTCAACGTGCCGATCGTCGTCCTCGCCCTCGGCCTGATGCTCTGGCTGGTCCCCGACTCGCGCGACCCGAACCCCGGCCGCGTCGACCCGATCGGCGTACTGCTCTCCGTCGTCGGCCTCGTCCTCCTCGTCTACGGCATCATCCGCGGCGGCCAGCTCGCCGACTTCACCGACGCCACGGTCCTCGCGACCAGCGGAGCAGGCCTCGCGGTCCTCGCCGCCTTCGTGGTGTTCGAGAAGCGCAGCGACCATCCGTCCATCGACATGTCGTTCTTCAAGAACAAGGTGTTCTCGACCGCCATAGGCGTCATCGGCCTGGTCTTCTTCGCCCTGATGGGCGTGACCTTCTTCTCCGTCTTCTACACCCAGACCGTACGCGGCTACTCCCCGCTCCAGACCGGCCTGCTCATGCTCCCGCTGGCCGTCGCGCAGTTCGTCTTCGCGCCCCGCGCCCGCCTCCTCGTCGACCGGTTCGGCAACAGCGCGGTGTGCACGGCGGCCATGACGCTGATCGCCGCGACGCTGGCCGCGTTCGCCGTGCTGGACGCGGACACCCCGATCTGGATCCTCGAAGTCGTCTTCTTCCTCATGGGTGTCGGCATGGCCCATGTGATGACCCCGTTGAGCGTCGTGGTCATGCAGGCGCTGCCCCGCGAGAAGGCCGGTTCCGCGTCCGCGCTCAGCAACACCTTCCGGCAGGTCGGCGGCGCCCTCGGTATCGCCGTCCTCGGCTCGGTGCTCTCCGCCGCCTACCGGGGCGGCATCGAGGGCGAGCTGCCCGCCGGCGCCCCGCACGCCGCCGCCGAGTCCGTCGAGGCCACCCTGGCACTCGCCGCCCGGCTCGGCGAGCGGGGCGAGGCCCTGGTCGCCCCGGCCCACGACGCCTTCCTGCACGCCATGCACGTGACCGCCCTGTGCGGAGCCGGTGTCGCCCTCCTCGGCGCGGTGGCCATGGCGGTGTTCCTGCCGGGACGACCGAAGGGCGGCCAAGAGGGCAAGGAGGAGGCCGAGTTGGTGGTCGCCGACCACTGACGGAGAATCGGACCGGCCCAGACGAGAGCCGGGCCGGCACACGAGAGACGGAGTCGACCTTGAGCCTCGCCGAGAGCCACGCCGGAGACGGGCGGGTCCGGGACGGCGGTTCCGGACGCGGGCGGCCCCGCAGCGAGGCCGTGGAGCGGTCCATCATCGAGGGCGTCATGAGGCTCCTCGAAGAGGGGGTGCCACTCGCCGAGTTGTCGATCGAGCGGGTGGCCCGCACCGCCGGTGTCGGCAAGGCGACCATCTACCGCCGCTGGAGCGGCAAGGAGGCCCTCTTCGTCGACGTACTGCGCGCCGCCGAACCCCCGGATCCGGTGCTGCCCGGCACCTCGATGCGCGACGACCTGGTCGTCTTCCTGGAGGCGGCACGCCGACGCGGGCTGCTCAACCGGCCCTCGGCGATCCTGCACAACGTCATCGCCCAGATGAAGAGCAGCCCCAAGATCTGGGAGGCCTACCACGCGGACGTCGTCGCCCCCCGCCGCCGGGCCCTCGCCGATGTCCTGCGCCGGGGCCGGGACAACGGCGAACTCCGCCCGGACGTGGACATCGACCTCGTCGGCGACCTGGTCTTCGGTCCCATGCTGGTCCGCACCGTCATGCGTCCCGAGGCCCCGCTCCCCGAGGACCTCGCGGAGAACATCGTCGACGCGGTGCTCGAAGGGCTTCGCCCGCCCGACTGACCGCCCACGGCCTGCGAAGTGAGTCACAGTGATGTGCGCGTTTCGTTACAGACGTCGGGGCCTGTCCGCCCGTTCGGAACTCCGAACAGCGGGTTGTGCGTCCTCCTGCCCGTACGACCGCCCGGTGACGGCGGGAACGAAGGCGATCATCCCCTAGGGTTTTGAGAGCGCGGGGGGAAGAAGTGCACGGCAGGCAGTGAGGCGACGGTATGGCGCAGGCGTACATGACGGAGACGGGCGGCGGCGGCACGGGGCAGGGCCGCGAACAATCCCGGTTCCGGCGCCTGTTCGGCCGCCTCTTCGGCGGATGGAGAGGGGACCGGCGGATCTGGCGGCGCGGCATCGTCCTCGCGGTCCTCGCGGTTCTCGTCGCTCTGGTGATGGTGCTGCACGCCCAGGTCCCCAACACCGTGGGCAACCTGGGCAGTCTGACCGAGACGTTCCTGCCCTGGTTCGGTGCCGCGATCCCGCTGCTGCTGATCCTCGCCCTGGTCCGCAGGTCGGCCACCGCGCTCATCGCGCTCCTGGTGCCCACGGTCGTCTGGCTGAACCTCTTCGGCGGACTGGTCACCAGCAAGACCGGCGGCGGCGGCGAACTCGCCGTCGTCACCCACAACGTCAACGCGGACAACGCCGACCCGTCCGGCACGGCCCGCGAGGTCGCCGCCTCCGGCGCGGACGTGGTGGCCCTGGAGGAACTCACCGAGAACGCGGTGCCGGTGTACGAGAAGGCGCTGGCGGCGACGTACCCGTACCACGAGGTCGTCGGCACGGTCGGGCTGTGGAGCAAGTACCGGATGAGCGACACCAAGGCCGTCGACATCAAGCTCGGCTGGGAGCGCGCGATGCGTTCCACGGTGGCGGCGCCGGACGGGCCCGTCGCCGTCTACGTCGCCCATCTCCCCTCGGTGCGGGTGAAGCTGGAGGCCGGGTTCACCGCCCGCCAGCGCGACAAGAGCGCCGACGCCCTCGGCGAGGCCATCGCCGACGAGCCGATCGAGCAGGTCGTCCTCCTCGGGGACCTCAACGGCACCATGAACGACCGCGCCCTGAACGCCGTCACCGCCCAGATGCGCTCCACCCAGGGCGCCGCGGGCGACGGCTTCGGCTTCAGCTGGCCGGCGTCGTTCCCGATGGCCCGCATCGACCAGATCATGGTCCGCGGCATGGAACCCAAGGCGTCCTGGACCCTGCCGGAGACCGGCAGCGACCATCTGCCGGTGGCGGCGCGGGTGACGACGGAGACGTCGGGCGGCTGACGGCGCGGGTGACGATCGACACGTCCGAGGGCTGACGGCGCAGGTGGGGCGGGGGAGCGGGAAGGGGGAACAAACCCCCGGTTCGAGTTTGTTCCGTCAGTGAACATACGATGGAACGGAACCGATTCCTTCCTTTCCTTCCTCCTGCCCTCCTGCACCCTTTGAAAGGTCTCTTCGCCATGCCTTTGGCCCTGCTCGCTCTCGCCGTAGGCGCCTTCGGAATCGGCACGACCGAGTTCGTCATCATGGGCCTCCTCCCCGAGGTCGCCGCCGACCTCGGCATCTCGATCCCCGCCGCCGGCCACCTCGTCTCGGCGTACGCGCTCGGCGTCGTCATCGGCGCCCCGCTGCTCGCCGCGGCCACCGCCCGGATGCCCCGCCGCAAGGTGCTGATCGGGCTGATGCTCCTCTTCGTCGCCGGCAACGCGCTCTCCGCGCTCGCCCCCGACGAGCACTGGCTGCTCGCCGCCCGCTTCCTCAGCGGTCTGCCGCACGGTGCCTTCTTCGGCGTCGGCGCGGTCGTCGCGACCGGCCTCGTGGCGCCGGAGCGCAAGGCCCGCTCGGTCTCGCTGATGTTCCTCGGCCTGACGATCGCCAATGTCGCCGGTGTCCCGGCCGCGACCCTCGTGGGCCAGCACTTCGGCTGGCGGATCACCTTCCTCGGCGTCAGCGCGATCGGCCTGGCCGCCATCGCCTCCCTGGCCCTCCTGCTGCCGAACGACCGGGCGGAGAACCACTCCTCCGGCCTGCGCGGCGAACTGGGCGCCCTGCGCTCCCTGCCCGTCTGGCTCGCCCTCGGCACGACCGTCGCCGGCTTCGGCGCCCTCTTCTCCGCCTACAGCTACATCACGCCGATGCTCACGGACTCCGCCGGATACGCCCAGACCAGCGTGACCATGCTGCTCGCGCTGTTCGGCGTCGGCGCGACCATCGGCAACCTGGCCGGCGGACGCCTTGCCGACCACTCCCTCCGGGGCACCCTCTTCGGTGGCCTGGCGTCCCTGATCCTCGTCCTGGCCCTCTTCCCGGTCCTCATGACCGCGCAGTGGAGCGCCGCCCTGGCCGTCCTCCTCCTCGGCGTCGCCGCCTTCGCCACGGGCTCGCCCCTCCAGCTGATGGTCATGGAGAAGGCCGCCGCCGCCCCCTCCCTCGCCTCCTCCGCCAACCAGGCCGCCTTCAACCTCGCCAACGCCGGCGGCGCCTGGATCGGCGGACTCGCCCTGACCGCCGGCCTCGGCACGACGGCCCCGGCGACCGCGGGCGCGGCCCTCGCGCTGATCGGCCTGGCGGTCGCGGCGGTGGCCCACGCCGTCGACGCCCGCCGGATCCGGACGGCCACTCCCGTCCCGGGGCGCGGCCGCGTGGTGGCGTCGCATGTGCCGGGGGAGTCGGAGACGGTGCGGGTCTGAGGCGGTGCGGGACTGGGCACTGAGGACCGACGCGCGCTCCTCAAGAAGGAACCAGCCATTTTTCACGCGAGCAAGGATCGTTCTGTAAAGGCGACCGCCCCCGGCGCGGAATGTGGCCGGGGGCGGTTGGTGCCATCGGCAGTTGTTCAGACGCGCAGGTTCTTCAGCGTGAACCAGAAATAGGTGAACGAGTCCGACGAGGGGACGGTGGCCCTGTCGTAGTACTTCTGGTTCGCCGTGGTGCGGGCGTCACAGTTGTCCGTGGTGTAACCCCAGACCTCGACCCTGGCGCCGTTGTTGACGAGCGCCCGGGTGTCGTTCCACTCGCCCCGATTGACCTTGAAGCACTGCTGCACGCCACCGCCGACGACACCGATGGTGCCGACGTCCGACGGGACGTTCACCTGCAGGTAGTGCTTCCCGGGGTTGCCGGGCGCGTCGGCCAGGGCGGGAGCCGCGGCGGCGCCGGCCACGACCGCCGCCAGGCAGAGGGCGGCGGCGGAGCGTATGACGGCGGTCCTGCGTGCGGGCTTTTCGACTCGCATTGAGGCGGTCCTTTGCGGTTGTTCCGATAAACAATTGCCGCCCATGTGGGGGGTGGCAATTTCATCTTCCCATATCGAAAGTGAGTGACCGTCACAAAGGCGTTGCTTGAAGTGTAAAGATCCTTGATTCATTGTGAATGAACGGTGAATTATCGAGTGACTCGTGAGTTTTACCGGGCGGTAATCTCGCGCGGTGGGTGCGTAATCGCCTCGCCCGGGATCCGCTCCCGGCCCTACCCTCACGGCCATGACAGCACAGGACACGTCCGGCCGGTCGCGGCTCGCTCCGAGCGGCGCGGCGCCGGTGATCAGGCAGGAGACCCCCGACGATCACCGAGCGGTGCGCGAGGTCCACACGCGCGCCTTCGGTGACGGTGAGCGGATTCCCGGGCTCGTGGAGGCACTGCGCGTCGCGAAGGCCGCGACGGCACCGCTCTCCTTCGTCGCCACCGTGGACGACCGGGTCGTCGGACACGTTCTGCTGAGCGCCGCACGCCTGGACGCCCCGCGCCGGATCGTGGACGTCCTGACCCTGTCGCCGCTGGGCGTGCTCCCGGAGTTCCAGCGTCAGGGCATCGGCGCCCGGCTCGTCGCGCACGCCCTCGCGGCGGCGGACGGCCAGGGCGTGCCGCTGGTCTTCCTGGAAGGGTCACCGCACTACTACGGCACGCGCGGCTTCGAGAACGCCGGCGCGGTGGGCTTCCGTTCGCCGTCGCTGCGCATACCCGAGGCCGCGTTCCAGGTCGCCCGTCTGTCCGCCCACGAGCCGTGGATGACGGGCACGTTCGTCTACTCGGAGGTCTTCTGGGCCTTCGACTGCGTCGGCCTGCGCGACCCGGAGGCCTGAGGGACCCGCCCTCAGGCCTCGCCCCGGCGCCTACGCCTGCTCGCGCCACCGGTTCGTGATCGGCAGCCGGCGGTCCTTGCCGAAGCCCTTCGGGGAGATCTTCGTGCCCGGGGGGTACTGGCGGCGCTTGTACTCGGCGGTGTCGACCATGCGCAGGGTCCTGGTGACCAGCTCCCGGTCGAAGCCGGCGGCGACGATCGCGTCGGCGCCCTGGTCGCGGTCGACGTACAGCGCGAGGATCGCGTCCAGGACCGGGTAGTCCGGCAGGGAGTCCGTGTCGACCTGGCCGGGGCGGAGTTCCGCGCTCGGGGGCTTGGAGATGGAGTTCTCCGGGATCGGCGGGGTCTGGCCCCGCTCCACCGCCGCCCGGTTGCGCCACTCGGCGAGCCGGAAGATCGACGTCTTGTACACGTCCTTGATGGGGCCGTAGGCGCCCACCGAGTCGCCGTAGAGCGTTGAGTAACCCACCGCCAGCTCCGACTTGTTGCCGGGCGCGAGGACGATGTGGCCCTCCTGGTTGGAGATCGCCATCAGCAGCGTGCCGCGCAGGCGCGACTGGAGGTTCTCCTCGGCCAGACCCGTCAGCTCGGTCGACGACATGTACGCGTCGAACATCGGCGCGATCGGGATCGTGCGGAAGTTCAGACCCGTCCGCCGCGCCAGCTCCGCCGCGTCGTCCTTGGAGTGGTCCGAGGAGTACTTCGACGGCATGGACACGCCGTACACGTTCCGCGCCCCCAGCGCGTCGCACGCGATCGCCGCGACGAGGGCCGAGTCGATACCGCCGGAGAGCCCGATCAGTACGGACGAGAAGCCGTTCTTCGCCGCGTACGCCCGCAGCCCCACCACCAGCGCCGAGTACACCTCTTCGTCGTCGTCGAGGCGCTCCGCGTACCCGCCGGCCAGCTCCGGCTCGTACGCGGGCAGCGGCTCCTCGGACAGGACCAGCCGGTCGATGCGCAGCCCGTCGTCCACGACACCGGTGACCGGCTCGGCGGCGGCCGCCGGGAGGTCCAGATCCAGGACCACGCACCCCTCCGCGAACTGCGGCGCCCGCGCGACCACTTCGCCGTGCCGGTCGACGACGATCGAGTCACCGTCGAAGACGAGTTCGTCCTGGCCGCCGATCATCGCCAGGTAAGCGGTCGTGCAGCCGGCCTCCTGGGCGCGCTTGCGCACCAGTTCGAGCCGGGTGTCGTCCTTGTCGCGCTCGTACGGCGAGGCGTTGATGGAGAGCAGCAGCCCGGCCCCGGCGGACCGGGCGGCCGGGACGCGGCCGCCGTCCTGCCAGAGGTCCTCGCAGATGGCCAGGGCGATGTCGACGCCGTGCAGCCGCAGCACCGGCATGGTGTCGCCGGGCACGAAGTAGCGGAACTCGTCGAACACGCCGTAGTTGGGGAGGTGGTGCTTGGCGTAGGTGAGCGCCACCTCGCCCCGGTGCAGCACCGCGCCCGCGTTCCTCGGCGCCCCGGCCGGCTGGCCGTACTTCGGCGCGGCGGACTCGGAACGGTCGAGGTAGCCGACGATCACCGGCAGCTCTCCGAAGCCCTCGTCGGCGAGCCGCGCGGCGAGCGCCTTCAGCGCGGCACGGGACGCCTCCACGAAGGACTGGCGCAGCGCCAGGTCCTCGACGGGGTACCCGGTCAGCACCATCTCCGGGAACGCCACCAGATGCGCTCCCTGCTCGGCTGAGTGCCGGGTCCAGCGGACCACCGCCTCGGCGTTCCCGGCGAGATCGCCGACGGTCGAGTCGATCTGATTCATAGCGAGACGAAGTTGAGGCACGCGGCCCAGTGTAATCGTCAGAGCGACGCAATGGGGTGTGGGGCGCCCCACGTTCGAAGCGCCCCACACCCCGGGGCCGTCGCGGTGTGCCTACGGCCGGTACATCTAGCGCGGGGCGGCTCCCCGCTCCTTGAGCATGCCCGTCATCAAGGAGATCTCGGACTCCTGGGCGTTCACCATGCCCTGGGCGAGCTTCTTCTCGACGCCGACCGTGCACTGGGAGACGCAGCCCTGCGCCATGTGGACGCCGCCCTTGTGATGGTCGGTCATCAGCTGGAGGAAGAAGATCTCGGCCTGCTTGCCGTCGAGCTTGTTCAGCTTCTCCATCTCGGCGTCGGTCGCCATCCCCGGCATCAGCGAGCCGTCCTCGCCGGAGGCCATGTCACCCATGCCCATCCAGGCCATCGGCTGCTGCGAGGACACCTTCGGCAGACCCCAGAGGTCCAGCCAGCCGATCATCATGCCGCGCTGGTTGGCCTGCGTCTGCGCGATGTCGTACGCGAGCCGCCGGACCTCCTCGTCGTCGGTCCGGTCGCGCACGATGTACGACATCTCGACGGCCTGCTGGTGATGGACCGCCATGTCCCGGGCGAACCCCGCGTCGGCGGAGTCGGCGGTGGGGGCCTTCAGCCCGGACTCGTCGCCGTCGGCGACCGCGTAGGTGATCGCCCCGGCCGCGACGAGCACCGCCGCGGCCCCGGAGGCGATCCAACCGATGTGCTTCATGCTTCCCACTGTCCCAGACCGCCGGCGCTAGGAGATGCCGTTGGTGCAGGCGGCACCCGGCTCGGGCGTCTGCTCGCCCTGGACGTAGGTCTCGAGGAACTTGTCGAGGTTCGGGTCCTTCGCGCCGGTCACCGTGCGCTGGTGGCCCCACGCGCTGAGCATGATCGGGTCCTTCTGGTCGTCGACCGGGCTCATCAGTGTGTACGGGGTCTTCTCGACCTTCTCCGCGAGCGCCTTGACCTCGGCCTCGGAGGCCTTGCTGTTGTACGTCACCCAGACCGCGCCGTGCTCCAGCGAGTGCACGGCGTTCTCGTTCTTGATGGCCTTGTCGTAGACGTCGCCGTCGCAGTTCTGCCAGACCGGGTTGTGGTCGCCGCCCACCGGGGGCTCCATCGGGTACTTCACGGACTTGGTGACATGGTTCTGGGCGAGCTTGGTGCTCCAGGTCTTCACGCCGTCCGAGCCGGTCTCCCACTTGCCGGTCGACTTGGAGTCACCGGCCGCGGTGTCGCTGCCGTTGTCGTCGGACTGCGAGCGGATCAGGACCGTCCCGCTCACGACGAGGCCGGCGACTATCAGCACGCTGGCGCCGATCGTGAGGATCCGGTTCCGGCGCTCACGGGAGCGCTCGGCACGGCGCATCGCCTCGATGCGCGCCTTGCGGTCCCCGCTGCTGTTGGTCTTGGCGGCCATGGGATGTGTCCTTAGTGGGGGATGGTTCGGATGGGACGGTCGGATCAACTGATCGTAAGTTGATCCGCTCCCCCTCGTAAACGAGGGATCCCGCCTCCCATGCTCCCCCTCGGCCACGGATGCCGCCCGGGTTTCGGGGCAGGCGTGACGGACGCCCGGCGGATGTCGGCCCACGTGGGCGTTACGGATGGCGACGCGAGCAGGCAAGATGGGCAGCAGAGCGGTTGAGCGGCGGAGCGAGCTGTACACCTGCCGTGAGCCGGGCGTTCAGCGGGACGTCCGCATGCCGATCAAGGTGCGCAACGCGCGCGAAATGGTGTTGTGGTGGGATGCTCAGGTGCCCGACCGCCTCCCGTGGCTCGGGAGCCAGGCGGCCTGACCAGCAAGGAATGGGTGGAAGCGGAAGATGGACAAGCAGCAGGAGTTCGTGCTCCGTACGTTGGAGGAGCGCGACATCCGTTTCGTACGCCTGTGGTTCACGGACGTGCTGGGCTTCCTGAAGTCCGTGGCCGTGGCCCCTGCCGAGCTGGAACAGGCGTTTGACGAGGGCATCGGTTTCGACGGCTCGGCCATCGAGGGCTTCGCCCGGGTGTACGAGTCCGACATGATCGCCAAGCCGGACCCGTCGACCTTCCAGGTCCTGCCGTGGCGCGCGGAGGCCCCGGGCACCGCCCGGATGTTCTGCGACATCCTCATGCCGGACGGCTCCCCGTCCTTCGCGGACCCCCGGTACGTACTGAAGCGGTCCCTGGCCAAGGCCTCCGACCTGGGCTTCACCTTCTACACCCACCCGGAGATCGAGTTCTTCCTGCTGAAGGACAAGCCGACGGACGGCTCCCGTCCGACCCCGGCCGACAACTCCGGCTACTTCGACCACACCCCGCAGAACGTCGGCATGGACTTCCGCCGTCAGGCGATCACCATGCTGGAGTCCATGGGCATCTCGGTCGAGTTCTCCCACCACGAGGGCGCCCCCGGCCAGCAGGAGATCGACCTCCGCTACGCCGACGCGCTCTCCACCGCCGACAACATCATGACGTTCCGCCTGGTCATGAAGCAGGTGGCGCTGGAGCAGGGCGTCCAGGCGACCTTCATGCCCAAGCCGTTCTCCGAGCACCCGGGCTCGGGCATGCACACCCACCTCTCCCTCTTCGAGGGCGACCGGAACGCGTTCTACGAGTCCGGCGCGGAGTACCAGCTCTCCAAGGTCGGCCGCTCCTTCATCGCGGGCCTGCTGAAGCACGCCGCCGAGATCGCCGCCGTGACCAACCAGTGGGTCAACTCCTACAAGCGCATCTGGGGCGGCTCCGAGCGCACCGCCGGTGCCGGCGGCGAGGCCCCCTCGTACATCTGCTGGGGCCACAACAACCGCTCGGCCCTGGTCCGCGTCCCCATGTACAAGCCCGGCAAGACCGGCTCGGCACGGGTCGAGGTCCGCTCCCTGGACTCCGGCGCGAACCCCTACCTCGCCTACGCCATGCTCCTGGCCGCCGGCCTCAAGGGCATCGAGGAGGGGTACGAGCTGCCGCCGGGCGCCGAGGACGACGTCTGGGCCCTCTCGGACGCCGAGCGCCGCGCCATGGGCATCGAGCCGCTCCCGCAGAACCTCGGCGAGGCGCTCTCCCTCATGGAACGCAGCGACCTCGTCGCCGAGACCCTCGGCGAGCACGTCTTCGACTTCTTCCTGCGCAACAAGCGCCAGGAGTGGGAGGAGTACCGCAGCGAGGTGACCGCGTTCGAGCTGCGGAAGAACCTGCCGGTGCTGTAAGCACAGGTCAGCGCGGGTTTCCCGCTGTGACGACGCGTGGGGCCGACGGTCATGGACCGTCGGCCCCCGCGCCGTGAGGCACCGCCTGGCGGACCACGCGGTGGCGGAGGTAGACGACCTTCTCGCTGATGGCGCGGGTCTCGACGAGTTCGAGGTCCACCCGGCGTTCGTGCCGAGGGAAGAAGGGGATGCCGCCCCCGACCAGCACCGGGTAGACCACGGCCCGGTACTCGTCGATGAGGCCCGCGTCGGACGCCTGGGCGGCGAGCGTCGCGCCGCCGATCGCGATCTCGCCCTCTCCCGGCTCGGCGCGCAACCGCTCGATCTCCTCCGCCAGGCCGCCGGAGGCCAGGCGGGCCCGGCCCTCCACCGCCGACAGCGTCCTGGAGAACACCACCTTCGGCAGCGGATTCCAGAGCGCGGCCCACTCCCGCTCCGCCTCGCCGAGCGCGGGGTCCTGGACGGCGGTCTCCCAGTACAGCATCGTCTCGTACAGCCGCCGTCCCAACAGATGGACGCCGACGTCCCGGATCTCGTCGATCCAGAAGCGGAAGACCTGCTCGTCGAACCCCGGCCAGTCGAAACCGCCGTCCGGCCCGGCGATGTAGCCGTCGAGGGAGACGTTCATCGAATAGGTCACGCCGCGCATCAGAAGCCTCCTCGGTGACGGCTTCGACAGTACGACCACCGGGCGCCGACCGCGTCCCGTACCGGGAAGCCCCGCCGTCAGCTCGGAGTGCGGTGGCTTTCCAGCGCCGGCGGCAGCGGGTAGACGCGCTCCGCGGGGAACAGCCGTCGGGCCTTCGCGGGCTGCCCGGAGTGCAGCAGGGCGGCGGCCCTGCGCACCTGAGGGGTGA
The DNA window shown above is from Streptomyces akebiae and carries:
- the panB gene encoding 3-methyl-2-oxobutanoate hydroxymethyltransferase, encoding MTQLSAAQTKPSDGSKALYGGKGTRRITVRDIALAKERGEKWPMLTAYDAMTASVFDEAGIPVMLVGDSAGNCHLGYESTVPVTLDEMTMLSAAVVRGTSRALIVGDLPFGSYQEGPVQALRSATRLVKEAGVGAVKLEGGERSHRQIELLVESGIPVMAHIGLTPQSVNAMGYRVQGRGEEAAQQLLRDAKAVQDAGAFAVVLELVPAELAAEVTRVLHIPTVGIGAGSETDAQVLVWTDMLGLTGGRVPKFVKKYADLRTVMGDAAKAFAEDVVGGTFPLEEHSVH
- a CDS encoding MFS transporter; the protein is MTTAVPDSRVPAAVHRRRWVILGVLMLSLLIVVLDNSILNVAIKTISTPEPTGLGATQSELEWAINAYTLVFAGLLFSAGLLGDRLGRKKVLLGGLVVFGIGSALAALSGSPAELIAFRAVMGFGAAFVMPATLAVLMNVFERDEQPKAIGIWAGGVGLAIAIGPITGGVLLDHFWWGSVFLVNVPIVVLALGLMLWLVPDSRDPNPGRVDPIGVLLSVVGLVLLVYGIIRGGQLADFTDATVLATSGAGLAVLAAFVVFEKRSDHPSIDMSFFKNKVFSTAIGVIGLVFFALMGVTFFSVFYTQTVRGYSPLQTGLLMLPLAVAQFVFAPRARLLVDRFGNSAVCTAAMTLIAATLAAFAVLDADTPIWILEVVFFLMGVGMAHVMTPLSVVVMQALPREKAGSASALSNTFRQVGGALGIAVLGSVLSAAYRGGIEGELPAGAPHAAAESVEATLALAARLGERGEALVAPAHDAFLHAMHVTALCGAGVALLGAVAMAVFLPGRPKGGQEGKEEAELVVADH
- a CDS encoding TetR/AcrR family transcriptional regulator, yielding MSLAESHAGDGRVRDGGSGRGRPRSEAVERSIIEGVMRLLEEGVPLAELSIERVARTAGVGKATIYRRWSGKEALFVDVLRAAEPPDPVLPGTSMRDDLVVFLEAARRRGLLNRPSAILHNVIAQMKSSPKIWEAYHADVVAPRRRALADVLRRGRDNGELRPDVDIDLVGDLVFGPMLVRTVMRPEAPLPEDLAENIVDAVLEGLRPPD
- a CDS encoding endonuclease/exonuclease/phosphatase family protein, which produces MAQAYMTETGGGGTGQGREQSRFRRLFGRLFGGWRGDRRIWRRGIVLAVLAVLVALVMVLHAQVPNTVGNLGSLTETFLPWFGAAIPLLLILALVRRSATALIALLVPTVVWLNLFGGLVTSKTGGGGELAVVTHNVNADNADPSGTAREVAASGADVVALEELTENAVPVYEKALAATYPYHEVVGTVGLWSKYRMSDTKAVDIKLGWERAMRSTVAAPDGPVAVYVAHLPSVRVKLEAGFTARQRDKSADALGEAIADEPIEQVVLLGDLNGTMNDRALNAVTAQMRSTQGAAGDGFGFSWPASFPMARIDQIMVRGMEPKASWTLPETGSDHLPVAARVTTETSGG
- a CDS encoding MFS transporter codes for the protein MPLALLALAVGAFGIGTTEFVIMGLLPEVAADLGISIPAAGHLVSAYALGVVIGAPLLAAATARMPRRKVLIGLMLLFVAGNALSALAPDEHWLLAARFLSGLPHGAFFGVGAVVATGLVAPERKARSVSLMFLGLTIANVAGVPAATLVGQHFGWRITFLGVSAIGLAAIASLALLLPNDRAENHSSGLRGELGALRSLPVWLALGTTVAGFGALFSAYSYITPMLTDSAGYAQTSVTMLLALFGVGATIGNLAGGRLADHSLRGTLFGGLASLILVLALFPVLMTAQWSAALAVLLLGVAAFATGSPLQLMVMEKAAAAPSLASSANQAAFNLANAGGAWIGGLALTAGLGTTAPATAGAALALIGLAVAAVAHAVDARRIRTATPVPGRGRVVASHVPGESETVRV
- a CDS encoding GNAT family N-acetyltransferase, producing the protein MIRQETPDDHRAVREVHTRAFGDGERIPGLVEALRVAKAATAPLSFVATVDDRVVGHVLLSAARLDAPRRIVDVLTLSPLGVLPEFQRQGIGARLVAHALAAADGQGVPLVFLEGSPHYYGTRGFENAGAVGFRSPSLRIPEAAFQVARLSAHEPWMTGTFVYSEVFWAFDCVGLRDPEA
- a CDS encoding NAD+ synthase, with the translated sequence MNQIDSTVGDLAGNAEAVVRWTRHSAEQGAHLVAFPEMVLTGYPVEDLALRQSFVEASRAALKALAARLADEGFGELPVIVGYLDRSESAAPKYGQPAGAPRNAGAVLHRGEVALTYAKHHLPNYGVFDEFRYFVPGDTMPVLRLHGVDIALAICEDLWQDGGRVPAARSAGAGLLLSINASPYERDKDDTRLELVRKRAQEAGCTTAYLAMIGGQDELVFDGDSIVVDRHGEVVARAPQFAEGCVVLDLDLPAAAAEPVTGVVDDGLRIDRLVLSEEPLPAYEPELAGGYAERLDDDEEVYSALVVGLRAYAAKNGFSSVLIGLSGGIDSALVAAIACDALGARNVYGVSMPSKYSSDHSKDDAAELARRTGLNFRTIPIAPMFDAYMSSTELTGLAEENLQSRLRGTLLMAISNQEGHIVLAPGNKSELAVGYSTLYGDSVGAYGPIKDVYKTSIFRLAEWRNRAAVERGQTPPIPENSISKPPSAELRPGQVDTDSLPDYPVLDAILALYVDRDQGADAIVAAGFDRELVTRTLRMVDTAEYKRRQYPPGTKISPKGFGKDRRLPITNRWREQA